tgtTAGTTGACGCCCTTTTGTAAACTTGCTGTATCCATGGTGACAAGCTGCATACCTGAGGAGGCTTGTGAATGGTCAAAGGAGAAAGTGACATCATGCAGGGAGCTGAGCCGGTGATGTTCGACCAATCAGCGAGCGGCTTCTTCTCTTTGAGAACCTGTATGACcagattaaaatgtgaaaatcagtATCTGTGATGAACCCTGGCTATAAGGCACAGATACTGTTTAATTTATATAAGTTGTAGCTGCGGGGAAGAtgacaaacacagcaaaaagcTGCTGAGTTGGACATACCACATCTGGCTGAGGATGTGAACTCATCTGCACTCCCAAAAGGGGTCgtaatgagtttaaaaaaaaaacccaaacaattaTCACAGCCTCACTATGTTTCCCTCTAACCATGCCTCCCTGCTTGACTCACAAGCACATGAGCAATTCAGTCACCACATGCAGTCCACGATTTAACCCTTGTCTGCCTCTTTCACTACTCCACGCATAGTTAGTGAATGTTTTACAAGCATTTACAAGGCCTCGGCAGATGTTTCGGCACCGCTTTCTCCAAGATTTAATAAACAATATGATCCAATCAGAgtcattttttccatcactAGCTACTATTCAAGTCAATTtgcccaaagacacaaaaatcccACCATAAAAGTTCACTACACAGAAGTAAGCCACATCCTGCATGCACTCATATCGTAGTCCTACACACTTGGTGGTGTTTTCTGACGCTCTCTTGTCCTCCCCTGCACTGCCACTCCCGTCTGCCCTCCCTCACTCCCTATTCTCTCACTTGCACAAGTTCCCAGATGAGCACAATCTTAACGCCGCGCAGATCAATTTAAGCGCATTCTTTCAGCTTACCGCTCGTTGTGAAGATGTGAAACTTCTCCCAGCTtgtcttctctccctctctcacacatccacacacactcacatgtacacacacattcacaaccCTCCCTCATACTGCTTACTCCTCCCTCtatcccctccctccctccctccctccctccaccaGCCTGATTTGCCTTTTCCTCATCCAGATCTTGTCTCCTGCTCGTTTTAACTGGTGCCGTCACAGCTCTGATCAAAGTCAGGCCACTGGTTGTGTGCTAAAGTCACAGTACATTTTAATTAGTGCCAGAGTAAATCACATATTTTGGAACAGTAGCACATGGCAGTGTGGGCTATACTCAAACCTGCTGCTCATAGTCACTGAATCACTGAATGCTTTATAAACTCCAAACTGAGGCCCAGTGAAAAAAGAAAGGGACGTCTGAAATCATTAACTACTCAGTATAAAGGGGGAATTTGGCTATATTGTGCCTCAAATAGCAAAATCAAAAGAGAAATTAGACTATTAATGGTTAGTCTAGAATTAGTTTAGTCGTCTGAGTTTCCATTTTTTGTACAATGGCAAATATATCTTTCGCAAACTACTTTCTATGTGGCATTATTGGGAAATTTGAATCACTAAAAGTTTGCAATGTAGCATCTAATGTCCCACTGATGTTTGGACAATATCACaaaatggacacatttttaacaatttcatAATTTTATACCACCTTTGGTCAGTTAGTTTATTAACATCATCAATGTAGATTACCTAACCAATAAATCAGATCTATAAATTGTATTCAAATTTATTGAAAAAGTTACTGGTACAGGATATAAATTATCTAAACCAGATTTTCCAATTACAAcaagcaacacaacacaacagtaCCTCATTATACCTTTTGGAAATCTCactcattttgaaaatatttccaagccagatttatatttatataaaataccATTTGTTGACCATAATATATCCAGTCTATTTTCAAAAGAACTTACTGCAAGAGTTCAGATAACATCCTCTAACCGAGCATGGTTTgcgttgttcttttgttttggctACTTGGGGGCAAAACTAGAAGTGCAACACTGCTATAATATCACCATTTAAAGTTTATATGCCAAATGTGTTAGCAGAAAATTGTTTATTTACAGGTCCAACAGGTACAGAGCAACATTAGTATTCATTTGGACTTGTCTGCCTGTCTAAAGGACGGACGCAACTTCAATAATATCGGCTCTTGTCTTAGCTCTGTGGGTCCTCAACAACTCGGAaggaaaacagcattttttagccattttatgCTCCAATATGCTCACCAGCTTCTAGCCAACTTCATATGTATGCTGTTTGAAGCTGAGGACGTAGTGGCTTTTCTTTTGTTGAAAATGGCTGCTTTCTGAGAGCAGAAATTAGATCGATTAACCAAGCCAGTAGTTGATGGATGCAAAACCAAAACAGCTGAAAGACTTTAAAGCACTCCTTAGGGCTGAGGTGATCTGTAGAGTTGGGAAAGGTTCTAAACTATTAATAGTAAAATGTTAATTACAATAGCTGAGGTATCTCAGGTGATCCAAGGAATGTAATTAGCTAATGTGCACCAGAATGCCAACAAACctgttgtatttctttttgttgcCAGTGATGTTTCGCAGATCAGTAACAGGTATTTCTTAAACTCTGCATACTGGGGTATATTCAGCTCTGTCTTTGGGAAATATTTAGCTCTTTAGAATTCATTTGTAGAATTCTCACCCAGGCACACTACACTACTCTTACACTGGAGGACCATTTAGCATTAggaaagaaatgttttcatagaaaaactttaaaatatggTACTTTGACACCCAGTGATGACTTTTTAGGGGTTAAAATTATGACTGGAGAGAAATTTTCACTTGATAATCCTCTGCCTCCTTTGTCGGCACAGGTGTGGGACAATCATTCCATTGTGGAAGAGTCTCTCAATAATAGGCCATGGTATGTATAAAATCCATCGCAATATAATCTACAAATATGTGGAATACAACGCAAAAGACTGTATACATGTCACACACCTGCATCTGTGATAGTTGGCTGTGTAACCTCTTTAGGAAATACAAAAGCTGAAATCAGTCAAACACTGCTTTCAGCATATGAAATATCAGAGAAAGAAGAATGAACTGACCTCTACAATGTAATACTACACCCCACTATTAAGGAATAGTAGTAAAATTAATAGCTTCAATGTAAACTGtacaagacaaataaaatctTGAGACTGATTTTGTAAAATCCATACTGTCATGACTCCCTCTTACCGTCTGAGTTGTGTGGACGagttctctcttctctttcctcAGGGCATTCAgctccctctccttctccctctccatCTCCTTCAGCTGTTTCTCCAACTGCTGGACTCGCTCCTGAATGTTCACACAATAGTTCCCATCAGCGCTGACTGCCATATGGTTTCTTCTCCTCAAAAGAAATGTCTAAAGCTGATTCATGTGTCTGGCCCGAGTTTACTTAATCTCTTCATTATGTTGTGAAGTAATATTGTGTAAATATCCCAGATGTGATGCcgtgtgtgtgtcagcgtgAGCGAATGCAGTCTCTCCGAGCTCAGTGTGTAGGTCTCTTGAGCCGACACAATGCAAATCAAATATCTGTTTTGCAAGTTAATGAGGGGCACGAGAGAGATGCATGGAAGCAGGGCTGAAAGTTTAACTCAAAGAAAAAGATGGAATGATATGAAACCTGAGGGCAGAAAATGTGACACAGTGCGAcacggacagacagaaagacgaTGTAGAGATGAGTTGTCAACTGCAGCGAGGCCACAGTGCAGCTGAGTCACCTCACATCCCTCTCACACAATCCCAGCCTTCATCTATCACTCGACCCTCCTCCTGCTACATACTCAGGCTAATTGAAGAACAATTCAACGTTATTTTCTCCATCTATGCTGGTGGACTCAGTGGAAAAGCAGCGTTTGGGACACTTCCAATGATAGAACAAAGCAAAGATCACACAAAGTACATTTCTTCTCActtaaagaacagaaaaatagtGGAAACTTCAGAAATAATTCTGAGACATCTGGTTTTACAAGAAGTTTAACTGACTTTTGAACACATCACCTAATACAGTAATGTGATCAGTGCCTTTAGATAGTAGACAGTTTGTCAATAAAACTGGTAGCTGATCGTAAAAATATCTGAGACTAAATCTGACTTTGGTGATCTCCTAAATATATATGCTTGGCAATATACCAACTACAGTCTGACATATTTGATTCAGACATTCATGTCTTCCTCAGGATGACTTTTCATTCAGTGCCACCAACAGATttcatttgttcagtttttttgctgCATATATTTATGACCAAATGTCTACAAAAAGTGACATTCCCATTGTCTTCAACTACTACAACTGTTTGGTGCTAATTCAACTggaaaacatcagcatgttagtGTTGTCTGCATGcagatgttagcatttagctcagaATTAGCAGCAACTGATTATAATGGCTTTGGGAATATGACTGATCATGGTAAATGTGGCACAAATCAAGTGAAGTGAGAGCCAAATACACGTCACTGTCATGTCTGATGATTTGTAAACCTCAGTAACAGAACTAGATATTGAAAAAATACGTCCATAAATCACAAACAAAGTACGACCTAAGAGCCAAAGTTTTAACAGTCGGCGCCTCATTGTTGTTATACTAAAAACTTGGGCTTTAATTTACAAGTGCTAACATGTTCGAGGCCTCATCCAACTACTATAATTTTGATCTGAGGAGTTTTATAGTCTCACAGTTTTCTCCATTTCTTCAATCTCTCAATCACAAGGCTGCAGAAGGAATTGGTTAAAAATGACAATCATTCAACTGACTTCCACAGTAAATCAGACTgagttgtttttctgcttttttcctgTTCTGCTACATCCAATCAAGCTAGTTCTAGTCACTTACAGTGTGTTCAATAAGCTCCTGCTTCCCAAAACAGAGTCTGAGGTTAAGGTGACTGTAACTTGGGGATAAAACCATTTTAATTGGCTGAATGATGTAGCTCAGGTGCTGTACAGCTATACACTGCTAAAAATTAAACTGATAAATATCTCAATACAATCTTTCCATCCTCTCCGCTGTGCATTGGTCTTTGATTTTTCACTCATGGTGGCCTCTGATGTAACTAGGCTTTCTGTATGGAGTCATATGACAGAATCAGGGTGATGCTGTGAGGTAAAGAGTTCATGAGTGGGTCACCATTTTTAGAGCGCAAGTCTTAACCTGCAGTGACAACCATTTAGAGTAGCTACAAAAAGGAGAGAATATGCACGTGTGCATCCGAACAAGCTATCTAATGTGGTTCTTTggcaataattaaataattacactTTTTACATGCGCTACAGGACAAAAATACTATGTGGGCAAGATTCATAGCTCTGTTGATCAGTGCCACCAACTCTGTGATTATTGTAGGAGGAGCACAGATTTGTGGCTTCAAAGCTCTTTTTCTGATCTGCAATCTCCtattttaaccataaaaaaaaccaaaatgaatTTCTGCAGAGTAATAAAAGCACATAGCTGCTTTTATCTCAATCACAATCAGAACTAAAAAAGTTGCTGTGGAGTTGCTATTTTTGTCTGTCATTAATATATGTCTTAAAGGAACTGTTTATGcagacatttgcaaaactgttGAATTAGATTTTTACAGGAGTGTTGGGTGTTCCTGTTATTTTGTCCATCTGATGTATGCACAAGTGTGACGTCACATGTCTGCGCTGAGCAGGAATTTATGTGAGGGCAAACACTGACACGAAGCACATGACATGCTGATAAGCTGCAAAGCCGTGGAACACGTCAGGGAGCAGCTGTGAAATTCccggaaaaaaagaaataaaaaactgcCTCTAGGCCACAGTGTTCACCTGAGCAGTATTGACCACATGCTGCTGACATGAGATATCTTTCTCCATCTCTGCATCACCCTCTCTGTCCTTCCCTTTATCCGCTGtgctttcatcttcatcatcgaTGCCGCTTTCTCGCTCCAGAACGCGAAACTCCCAGTCTTCAAAAGCCCGAACTGCCGCCTCCATTGCTTCCTTCTCCTGCAATGAAGACAAGAATCCACCTCACATAACCAGTTCTGCAACATCTCTTTTGATCTTATAGCTTCAGCTCTAATATGAGTTGGATTTATAGAATGAGAATTGCGTATGATCTTTACAGTAAAGTGGTCATCTTTTAACCACATTTCATtggaaataaactacagtaatgaaataaatagTGAATAAATCAACTATTTGATGATAGGTAGGCACAGATATTATGCAGATCTGGGTTGAATATTGGGTTCTTAAATggacaaaataaacaacttgAATATGTTACACCAAGCTCTTGAAAACTGTGATGGCCACTTTTTACAATCTTGTGGCATTAATTAGACCAAATTAAGCTTCATTAAGAGTCAAACATGAAATATTGACATGCTGACccacagtttgttttctttgttgattttttactgggttgttttaatgttgtgcagaattttgtgacattttgcacAGCAATTACAAACATGCCTGATTCCTTAGATAAAATATTACTATGCAAAGATGAAAGAATgccttttttattgttattttaatgcCAGATAACAAGCAGATGTTGCTTCAACATCTGCAGTCCAAAAGTTAAAGCCTCCAGTGCACActataaaaaagacagaagacatTCAAGACATCATTTTTGACCCTATTATTGGTATTAAAACTGTGCAACAAGGTCTGATAATGAAAGAATCAAGGATTGTTCAGTGTTTAAAAGTGCTGCATTTCTGTTGCGCAAACCTCTGTTTCTACACTTGCATGTGCTCGTGCCAAACCTGTTTCTTTAAGCTCTTCCCAAGTAAATCTAACATGTTACAACAGAAGGTAACAACCTGCCACTGGACTGCACCAAACCTGTCACTGAAACactgcttttaaaaacagacaggTCTCAGATCTTGTTCTGTCACATATGCAAAGAAGAATACATCATCCTATGTTCTGAGTGGATGTGCGTAAACTTCTGACACATTGACAGATCAGGTCGAACAGGAACTGAACAATCACACATTGCGTAGTCGACAAACAACATGCATAGGAGTCAGCGCTGACGTCCACACACCCTGTATGTTAGACACACTTTTACGTGTCAGCACAGCTCATCAAGTATCAGTAGCAGTTTTGGGTTTCATTTGGAAAGCTGCCATCAACATATAATAATTGGCACATTTGGGTAATAAAACAGTTGCGCAAGATTAGATGCTTCAAGAATAAATAAAGCTTTGATCTGAAAATCTGcaagttgatgttttttttgggcTACGATGCATTTCTTAATATGACATACTAACCAAACCCTTTCAAAGTAGAAACAGGCATTTTATTGTGCTGGTAACTGAATCTCCTTCATCTAATATATTTTGTAATTTGACAACATGACATTGCTAGTTTGATTACTCCAACTTCCAGAAAGGTTATCTTTTTGGATGCAGTCCCACTGAACAGTTGAGTCTGTGTGTAATATATTCTCAGTGAAGCAGACATGACGATGATGCATCTGACAGACCCTGAAAAGACTCCATACTGTACACTCACTCACCTGCTGCAGCTGTACTGTTAGCTGTTCTCTCTGACTTTCTGGCTGACTGGGgatcagtttttctttctcctcacaCCTCCTCTTCAACTCCTCcaccctccatctctcctcctccagactGTCTCGCTCCTGCAGTTACAGACAcggtgaaaaaataaagaaaaaagtgaatcGAGAGTATAGTCATCGCCTGGCTTAAAAAGTCTAAACAGAAACTATTTcaaaagaaagacaacacaGACGAGTCGGTTTCACAACTCTGCTTACAGAGGCGTTCATGCATAGAGCAGCTCGGTGCTAGCCTAGTGCGTAGGAGTGTTCAGCATCCAACAATCATTGCATGGGAGCTGACTTATCATTGACATGATCTTGAGAGGATGTTAGTGGACCATTACTGGGTCCTCGTGTTTATTTGAAATCCCTGAAGTCAACCTTTTCTAGTGTGATTGTGAAGCCTTTATTAAACcatttaaatattacagcaacAAGTTTGTCTTCATTGTCACCTTTAATTAAGATGGCCATGAATTATGAAGACATGAGAAAAATCACAATCATCTATTTCTGtaagcaatgaaaaaaaactgagaaacctTATCACAGAAAGTGCATCTTTCaccttttgtttgttgttgtgtttgtgcttgtctttctgtctggcctcctgctgcagagcCTGCAGCTTCAGCGTTTGCCTGTGCAGCTGGTTCTTCTCCGTCTGCAGCTCTCCTTGCAGCAGGGCGATCTCCAGCTGCAGCTGAAAGGACGGGAGACGCGACCGAGCTGAATCACACTGACCAGACCTTGGGCAAGTCTGAGATACGCATTCCTTTACCGTGACTGTGTTTGGAAATGGTGTGGTGATTTAAATGTGCAAGCTTCAGCGCAAAGGCAATCAAAGTAACTTAAGTCTGTTTTTCAAACCTGCAAATGTCTGAAATTAGCTGGATTGATAGATGACAATTCATTTtctctgatttattttacactttctgagccttttgagcTACACTGTGCAAAAtcacttgttttccttaaatgTGATGAGATAACCTGATGTTCTTGTGGCCTCCATGACTGGATCATCCGTCTCACATGCTCACCTCAATCTTAAGTTCCTCCTTTTGTTGGTCGATCTCCGTAATTCGCTTTTGGAGCATTGAGGGCGATGCCAGCACCTTCAGTGAGCCCACATCTAGCTTTTTAATGCAGGActgacagaaaaggaaaaaaaagagcagacaAAGTCACAACATGCAGTTTTTACGGCAGTAAACAGCTTTGTCTGGAAATGATTATTTGTGATTTGTTTGTGGAAGAAAATCGTACatgcaagagagagagaacttTTGACACGAAAAAGCCCAACAAATTACAACACCACCACCAAAACAGCTTCATCTCCCTCACTTACCTTCTCGCTCTCCgtgctgctgctttctgtaTCTGACTCGGCCCCTGAGGAGGCGGGACTCTGACCTCCAGCCACTCTGGTGATCCACGGCGGCCGCAGACCCTGCTGCCACTGGCTCCTGGAGTTTTCCATGTTGTGTTGGGGCATTTCTGAAGGCTAAAACAGAGGAGGTAGTGAATAAGAGCGGCAGACCAGGGGGTGGAGTAGGTGGGGTGGTCCAGCTGACTTTCGTGAATATTGTGGTAACCTAATCTGCTGCACGGTTGAAGGCGTATGAGGGATCAGGTGACAGTTCACCGAGGGGATATCACAGCTGAGTAACACGGCGtaagcactttaaaaaaaacacagaaatcccCTCCAGCTACCAGAAAACAGCCTCTGATGGAGAAAACACCTCGCCCGGAGGAAGCAAAAGCAAAAGTGCAGAGAGAATTCAGGATGTGGATGGTGGTTTGTGGTCGTGTTTCAGGGTTGCGACTTTCAGTGTTTGTGGACACAAGCGTGATAAATAGCAGTGTGTTCTACTAGAAGCTTTGAAGTGCATCAGCAGTAAGACAGTATAAGAAAGAAGCCAGATCAGAATATACTTTGAAGCACTGTTACATTGTACTCGTTggtttttctgtcacattcatgTGGCTTTAACCCAAGCAAATATCAATTATGTACAGTGTTTTCAAGGTTCTACATCAAAGTGCTTCCTAACATTAGGGGATACGTCAGCCTAAAGGCCTGTATTATCCTGCTCTCTTTCTTCTATTATGTCCTTTTACCTTCATCTATATGGTTACACAAATACAGGCACACCAGCAGAAACGGGCATGTGTGCCCAGACCAAAACCGATTTGTGGGAAAATACTTTTGATCCCTAGTTTCCAACCTTTTTCCCACCGTCCTCCATCGTCCTCTgtgccctcctcctctcccctccatcAAGACCTTATTAGGCTGCAGAGAATGCAGGCTGAGGACAAGTACAGAGATAAATATACAGCTGAGATATGAGTGAGGGCTTCCAAACAACGACTGGCACACTGAcatccagagagagagagacagacagacggggGGAGAGTCGGGAAGGCAGGGACAGATAGAGGGAATGAAAAATAGCATTGAGCGTCTGGTTTCTTGTGAAAAATTGACTGTGCAAAAAGCAGCTTTACAGATATCTACATCTagataaaacacaataatgttCACAAACTATATGGACCTCTCATTAAGTTGGGAAAAAGTGAAATCTACTGCTGTAAAATAAACACTGGACAACTGTTTACGACTTTCCCACATTTTTCATGATATATCAGCCTATGTGGTAGAAtcataagaaaaaaagaggtttATGTTTGACCTATCTCATCTTCTTAATCTTGATGAGCTGTCATAAAAGGTATTTCCGCTGTCACTGACCTAAGAAGTTAACAAGATGaagttaaaattgaaattgcaCTTTCACTTTTAGGATTAACATTGTTTTCATCTACTTGAAGGATAAATGCCATCGATTTGACATCCATGATCTAAGCAGTTGGAGTACACAGTATGATACTGACATACAGAGTCTCATatttaataacagaaaatacaatacaCCAGGATGAACAAGTTCAAACATACACAGGACATGCTGTAATAGTGTTGTGTGGATCAGATCAAGGTCCTTTGTTTGTTTCCTATTTACAGAGCCAGCATTGTGTACGCATGCCAGATTTATTGTCAAGGCACATACAGAACTGACATCTAGCGGACTGTGAGGAGTGACAACAAAACGTGCACTGGATGAAAGCCGCTGACTACCTTTAACTTCAATACCATGTGCATATCAAGCCAAGCCTTGATTCCAAATATGGTGTTAATAAATACTCAGAGGCCACTTCATTAGGTAAACTTGTGCAGTCCATGGAAATCCATAAATTCCACCTTTACAAAGTGTAGAATGTTCTGCTTTAGTGACAATGTCGGAAGTGTTTGAAATGTGTTGAAATGGCAGTGTTGTACCTGACTACAGAGATGTATCTAATGATATTCATGATAAGTGCAGAATTTTCATAGAATACAATCCAGTAGAGCAACCCCACTAAATAGGAACCTCGCTGCTAAAAGAAATATCATATTGACTGAACATTTTGGGGATCATAAAAGTAAACTTTTTGGCACACCAAGCTTATTAGACTGATAAAGTGACTATTTAGTGTACACAGAGCTCACATAAAAGGAGTATTGGGTCAGAATAGAAATGCTTTTACAAACCGATAGAGTATATTTTATGTTAAAGGTAAATACTGACCACCATTGCTGCAACGAACATCTATTTCTACCGCTGATTTatctgtcagttattttctcagttaattGATATTTCTAGACAGCTGTGAGATATGccgatcagtgtttcccaagaTGCAAGACGACTTCTTcaaagtcttgttttgtccacagctCAAAGATAGACGGcaaagaggaataaaataacATGATAATAGTCACATTTTAGAATcagaattgtttttttgtcttaataaTGTACTCAAATCAATAagttgattatcaaaatagttgccaaATAATTAATAACttcatatttgacaaaaaaatctatgtatCATTGAAATTCTAGCGTACAGTAGCAACAACAGCCCAGAAAATGCTTCTGGTTAATAAAGTAAAAAGAGCTGCACAATAAAGAAACTAATCATATACTACTCTTGTTTACTGCATGACAAAGTGTAACAGATTGAGATGACATCCTACACAACTGTATGCTCATGTGAAAAAGTCTGAACTGGTGCCAGGAGAGTCCATAAAGTAAATGTCTAGAGTAGAGAAGCTATGCAGCACTTCAGCACCAGAATCTACCATTTATCCAGTTATTTTCTATTGCAATCTTAGACGTTCTGCTGTCCAGCTAAAGCCGTCAACTTCTAGGGAAACCAAGGCAGAGAAAGTTGCACAGCGAGTTACATCATTATCCAAACAAACGTCTGTGCAAGGGTTTGACCTCTAACTAAAGTCCAGTCAGATACCCTATCAACACTAGAGCCAAAAGAGAGAGATGTTCAGGAGTAAAGTCCATATTTTCATGTTAACACAGTGGTTTGTGCAAATGCAACAAATAAAGGACTAAACAAACAAAGTACACTGAATGAGACAGTAAGAAGAGACGCAAAACATGggaataaaaagataaaaataaaagacaatcaGAAGATGCAAAATGGTAAAGAGGGCCTGAAAAGCAgatcaaaagaacaaaacacagttcTGTGCCCAAAATAATTGGACTTGATTGCGGGGAGTGGAGCGCCTCTGGAGAATAAGATAGCAGGGAGGGAGTGACTGGAGACTCAGTTCAACACCGAGTCTGCATGAGTTTGTgcgtttgtttgtgtgttatgCAAGGACTACCCAGAgggaaaacaagacacaactcTCAGACTGATCATATAATTTGAAAAGTCTCAGCAATAGCCAGCAATGACTGTTTGACCacaacacaaacgcacacaataCGAACAGTGTGAGGGAGTTGAGAATATGTtcgacaacacaacaacagggAGGAGAGGAATGCTACTCGTGTCATATTATCTCACCATGTGCTCACATCAGCAAAGTCTTATCACTTAGTCTTTCACTGCGAGGCTCCACTGGATCTTCAGCCATCGCAGTGTATATCAGCTGTGTGTTTGAGCTCAACTA
This genomic stretch from Amphiprion ocellaris isolate individual 3 ecotype Okinawa chromosome 9, ASM2253959v1, whole genome shotgun sequence harbors:
- the phldb3 gene encoding pleckstrin homology-like domain family B member 3 isoform X1, with protein sequence MEDGGKKPSEMPQHNMENSRSQWQQGLRPPWITRVAGGQSPASSGAESDTESSSTESEKSCIKKLDVGSLKVLASPSMLQKRITEIDQQKEELKIELQLEIALLQGELQTEKNQLHRQTLKLQALQQEARQKDKHKHNNKQKERDSLEEERWRVEELKRRCEEKEKLIPSQPESQREQLTVQLQQEKEAMEAAVRAFEDWEFRVLERESGIDDEDESTADKGKDREGDAEMEKDISCQQHVVNTAQERVQQLEKQLKEMEREKERELNALRKEKRELVHTTQTVLKEKKPLADWSNITGSAPCMMSLSPLTIHKPPQEPCKETTSLPRRRSSHRNNRFNDRPLSAQGLVRMLPDSQVPEGFTSPLTSHRLSNGHSNGHSSAHRPGTSNGAGLLTPCNSATSSRAASPSLLDLVEIEKKLREAKAERERLLREREERRRLLLEERRQREINSSRTEPPEPETLQKPEPEPQPIEQPKAISSPNSSEQRSLPLFLSANFDLRAHVEALGHGVAGCTDLRLTSRRCAGFLTKRGGRVKTWKKRWFLFDTDHRRLAYYTDCDERKLKGVIYFQAIEEVYYDHLRTATSSPRPTLTFCVKTYDRLFFLVATNAVSMRIWMDVIVTATDEHSRY